From Desulfuromonas soudanensis, the proteins below share one genomic window:
- a CDS encoding YqaA family protein yields MEEILIPYGYPALFLLSFCAATLLPLGSEWLLATLLLQGSDPVLGVAIATAGNTLGALTTYAIGLWGSPLLFGRLLRIDGGARERAEHFYRRWGPWSLLFSWVPVVGDPLCLAAGVLRVGFVPFLLPVAVGKLGRYLVVALLVLQGERLLA; encoded by the coding sequence ATGGAAGAGATCCTGATTCCCTACGGCTACCCGGCCCTGTTTCTGCTAAGCTTCTGCGCCGCCACTCTCCTCCCCCTCGGGTCCGAATGGCTGCTGGCGACGCTGCTGCTGCAGGGGAGCGATCCCGTTCTCGGCGTGGCCATTGCCACCGCCGGCAATACCCTCGGGGCCCTGACCACCTACGCCATCGGCCTCTGGGGTTCTCCCCTCCTGTTCGGCCGGCTGCTGCGCATCGACGGGGGCGCCCGGGAGCGGGCCGAACATTTCTACCGCCGTTGGGGACCCTGGAGTCTCCTCTTCTCCTGGGTGCCGGTCGTCGGCGACCCCCTCTGTCTGGCCGCCGGAGTGCTGCGGGTCGGCTTCGTCCCTTTTCTCCTGCCGGTGGCCGTCGGAAAGCTCGGCCGCTACCTGGTCGTCGCCCTGCTGGTGCTGCAGGGGGAGCGTCTTTTGGCCTGA
- a CDS encoding MFS transporter — MSRSTPHYAWVIAATGALTLFACLGLARFAFGMLLPGMGAGLGLGFDEMGFVSTGNFVGYLAAVAMAPTLIRRFRPRALIASGLLLIALCMLGIGLSRCFAAVLCLYALVGIGSGLANIPVMVLVSHWFRRERRGRAAGMMVMGNGAAIIFSGLLIPVLNRTFGDAGWRSGWLVLGALTLLIAVLAAYLLRNDPADLGLEPLGRREALPAEAVIPREVPGTARVLVTLGVLYLIFGATYMIYGTFFVTTLVVEYGFAEARAGLFWSWVGFFALFSGIAFGALSDRIGRRGGLAAAFAVQTLAYLLAGSGLGTLALLGSVVLYGLAAFAIPSIMAAAIGDYFGLTRAASAFSLVTFFFALGQTVGPGSAGVLATATGTFTTSYLAAAALTALALGLSTLLPRSGALR; from the coding sequence ATGTCCCGATCTACTCCTCACTACGCCTGGGTGATCGCCGCCACCGGCGCCCTGACCCTTTTTGCCTGCCTGGGGCTGGCCCGTTTTGCCTTCGGCATGCTGCTGCCGGGGATGGGCGCCGGACTCGGCCTCGGCTTTGACGAGATGGGTTTCGTCAGCACCGGCAACTTCGTCGGCTACCTCGCCGCCGTGGCCATGGCGCCGACGCTGATCCGCCGGTTTCGTCCCCGGGCCCTGATCGCCTCCGGACTCCTTCTCATCGCCCTGTGCATGCTCGGCATCGGGCTGAGCCGCTGCTTTGCCGCGGTCCTCTGTCTCTATGCCCTGGTCGGCATCGGCAGCGGCCTGGCCAATATCCCGGTCATGGTCCTGGTCTCCCACTGGTTCCGCCGCGAGCGCCGGGGGCGGGCGGCGGGGATGATGGTGATGGGCAACGGCGCGGCGATCATCTTCTCCGGCCTCCTGATTCCCGTACTCAACCGCACCTTCGGCGACGCCGGCTGGCGCAGCGGCTGGCTGGTCCTCGGCGCCCTGACGCTCCTCATCGCCGTTCTGGCCGCGTACCTTTTGCGCAACGACCCGGCCGACCTCGGTCTCGAACCCCTCGGCCGCCGGGAAGCGCTCCCGGCCGAAGCGGTAATCCCCCGGGAGGTGCCCGGGACGGCCCGGGTCCTGGTGACTCTCGGCGTTCTTTACCTGATCTTCGGCGCCACCTACATGATCTACGGCACCTTCTTCGTCACCACCCTGGTGGTCGAATACGGCTTTGCCGAAGCCCGCGCCGGTCTCTTCTGGTCCTGGGTCGGCTTCTTCGCCCTCTTCTCCGGCATCGCCTTCGGCGCCCTCTCGGACCGTATCGGCCGCCGCGGGGGGCTGGCGGCGGCCTTCGCCGTGCAGACCCTCGCCTACCTTCTGGCCGGCTCCGGTCTCGGTACCCTGGCCCTCCTCGGATCGGTGGTCCTCTACGGGCTGGCGGCCTTCGCCATCCCCAGCATCATGGCGGCGGCCATCGGTGATTATTTCGGGTTGACCCGGGCCGCCTCAGCCTTCTCCCTCGTCACTTTCTTCTTCGCTCTCGGACAGACCGTCGGTCCGGGGAGCGCCGGGGTCCTCGCCACGGCCACCGGCACCTTCACCACCAGTTATCTCGCCGCGGCCGCTTTGACCGCCCTGGCCCTCGGTCTTTCGACTCTCCTCCCCCGTTCCGGCGCTCTGCGCTGA
- a CDS encoding FKBP-type peptidyl-prolyl cis-trans isomerase, with protein sequence MAQVKKGDRVRIHFTGTLEDGTVFDSTLKDDEGDCGCDDCGCEEAGPMELTLGEEEFFLQIEEALIGMSPGEKKSVIIPAEEAFGEYDEEKVFAVERSQFPADITPEFGQELEFADDDDETYPVTVVEVDDATVTLDANHPLAGENLTYEFELLEIL encoded by the coding sequence ATGGCACAGGTAAAAAAGGGCGATCGCGTCCGCATCCATTTCACCGGCACCCTCGAAGACGGCACGGTATTCGACAGCACCCTCAAGGATGACGAGGGGGATTGCGGCTGCGACGACTGCGGTTGCGAGGAAGCCGGACCCATGGAACTGACTCTCGGCGAAGAGGAATTCTTCCTGCAGATCGAAGAAGCGCTCATCGGTATGTCCCCCGGCGAGAAAAAATCGGTGATCATCCCCGCAGAAGAGGCGTTTGGCGAGTACGACGAGGAGAAGGTCTTTGCCGTTGAACGCAGCCAGTTCCCCGCCGACATCACCCCCGAATTCGGGCAGGAACTCGAGTTCGCCGATGATGACGACGAGACCTACCCCGTGACTGTGGTCGAAGTCGACGACGCGACCGTGACCCTCGATGCCAACCACCCTCTGGCCGGAGAAAATCTCACCTACGAATTCGAACTTCTCGAGATTCTCTGA
- a CDS encoding DUF2889 domain-containing protein — protein sequence MRKLNTMEDFQRDICYRVLVREDESIELTASMRDRFHDVDLRVVVDGATLAIREAGVTFSKSPSIHCGVVAKRLDGLLGVVIGPGLSRALNAALGGEQGCGNLRTLLLGLLPLALNVKAAAGIDDEDEMLDTIHRHLQGTCGGYPLDVKDGAHSAG from the coding sequence ATGCGCAAGCTCAATACCATGGAGGATTTCCAGCGGGACATCTGCTACCGGGTCCTGGTCCGGGAGGACGAATCGATCGAACTGACCGCCTCGATGCGCGACCGCTTCCACGACGTCGACCTGCGGGTCGTCGTCGACGGCGCGACCCTGGCGATCCGCGAGGCCGGCGTTACCTTTAGCAAGTCGCCAAGTATCCACTGTGGCGTCGTGGCCAAGCGGCTCGACGGCCTGCTTGGGGTGGTCATCGGGCCCGGACTCAGTCGCGCCCTCAACGCGGCCCTCGGCGGGGAGCAGGGGTGCGGCAACCTGCGCACCCTCCTTCTCGGGCTGCTGCCGCTGGCTCTCAACGTCAAGGCCGCCGCCGGGATCGACGACGAGGACGAAATGCTCGACACCATTCATCGCCACCTGCAGGGGACCTGCGGCGGTTATCCTCTCGACGTAAAGGACGGGGCGCACTCCGCGGGATGA